The Pseudomonas orientalis genome contains a region encoding:
- a CDS encoding non-ribosomal peptide synthetase gives MLSNPNIDLVSRFLRLPLEQRQQFYQRLQSRGMSFAQLPIAAIREDGQRLPLSYAQERQWFLWQLDPDSAAYHVPGALRLSGRLDKAALQRCFESLVARHESLRTRLHLDAEQRTQEVLDDAVIEIAESSVDETQLKARVEAEIARPFDLQQGPLLRVSLLAVSEEEHVLVLVQHHIVSDGWSMGVMVQELMQLYAAYSQGQDCTLAPLPIQYADYALWQRSWMEAGEKARQLAYWRELLSGTQPVLELPFDQPRPAQQSFRGARQEIALEPSLVAGLKGLAQREGVTMFMLLLASFQAFLYRYSGQQDIRVGVPIANRNRVETESLIGFFVNTQVLKADVDGQMSFAQLLAQTKRRALEAQAHQDLPFEQLVEALQPERSLSHNPLFQVMFSHQANSPVVTRQLPGLRVANLEWDSHSAQFDLSLDTQESGDAIWASLTYATDLFEAATVARMAQHWLSLLRAAVANSASPVQDLATLDAHERKHILNNWNATERDYPQGQWVHQLIEAQARAQPDAPALCFHDLTLSYAELNRRANRLAHRLIATGVGPDVLVGLAVERSIEMVVGLLAVLKAGGAYVPLDPEYPRERLAYMLDDSGVKLLLTQAHLREQLPIPPGLQTLVLGESAFETCSDIDPGIALDGENLAYVIYTSGSTGQPKGAGNRHSALLNRLQWMQEAYTLDTRDTVLQKTPFSFDVSVWEFFWPLMTGARLVMAAPGDHRDPARLIHLINHQQVTTLHFVPSMLQAFMQEPAVSTCQSLRRIVCSGEALPVDAQNQVLAKLPQAALYNLYGPTEAAIDVTHWVCVDEGRDAVPIGRPIANLGCYILDSNFEPVPVGVRGELYLGGIGLARGYHRRPALTAERFVAHPFVKGERLYRTGDLARYRESGVIEYAGRIDHQVKLRGLRIELGEIEARLLEHDWVRETAVLAVDGKYLVGYLVMQNAADDWRDVLSAHLGNHLPDYMIPAQWMLLERMPLSPNGKLDRKALPKPETTHHYEAPHSLLEQQIAAIWADVLGVEQVGLNDNFFERGGDSIISIQVVSRARAAGIHFTAKALFQHQTVRSLARVAQLQTAHVIDQGPVRGETLLLPFQQLFFEMDLPDRHHWNQSLLLTPRQAMQGGQLEAALQALVQHHDVLRLSFTPHAEGWTARHDAPATTLLWQVGVHNAAELQALCERAQRSLDLQQGQLLRAVLADMADGSQRLLLVMHHLVVDGVSWRVLLEDLQSLYRQQTLPAKTTSFKTWAERLQGYARSAAVEQEKHFWLQQLQGVPTDLPCLDPQGARPGHLAQTVVSQLDAEHTRQLLQQAPTAYRTQINDLLLTALARVICQWTGQACSLIQLEGHGREELFDDIDLTRTLGWFTSLFPVRLTPAESLASSIKQIKEQLRAVPNKGLGFGVLRYLGDDATRQAFSELPVPRITFNYLGQIDGSFDQPEGLFVPAAESAGAEQSPDAPLGNWLTLNGQVFGAELHMGWTFSPLMFEASQIEALSQAFTRELMALVEHCCAPGNHGVTASDFPLSRLNQQQLESLPLAAEAIEDIYTLSPMQQGMLFHTLYEQAAGDYINQIRVTAEGLDVARFQRAWEATVHAHDVLRSGFFWEGQLEWPCQVVYREARLPIEHLDWRTMPEPERALQNLQQAQRRQGFDLTKAPLVRLVLVRTDEQRHELIYTNHHILMDGWSNSRLFGEVLQRYAGVAVPEAVGRYRDYIGWLQQRDAGATEAFWREQLSALQTPTRLGSNQPMAVDGHGEHLLSLDRQLTGRLETFARSQKVTLNTLIQAAWLVLLQRHSGQSVVTFGATVAGRPADLAGVEQQIGLFINTLPVICAVDDQQSVTHWLQAVQAQNLALREHEHTGLYDIQRWAGQGGEALFDNILVFENYPVSKALEQSGGSGIRFGLPDSREQTNFPLTVLVDVGDTLSVQFSFARAYFTASTIQTFGRHLVNLLQAMLQSGQQRLGDLTMLDLTERQQVLQDWNATERDYPLQQCVHQLIEQQVARTPDAAALVFAGQRLSYAALNRRANCLAHRLIEAGVGPDVLVGLAVERSIEMVVGLLAVLKSGGAYVPLDPEYPRERLAYMLQDSGVKLLLTQAHLREQLPIPDALDSLLLSENGFEGYSDANPMITLDGENLAYVIYTSGSTGQPKGAGNRHCALTNRLQWMQEAYGLEAGDSVLQKTPFSFDVSVWEFFWPLMMGSCLVVAAPGDHRDPARLISLINQENVTTLHFVPSMLQAFLQDSTASTCQSLRRIVCSGEALPVDAQQQVFAKLPQAALYNLYGPTEAAIDVTHWTCVEEGRDAVPIGRPIANLGCYILDGNFEPVPVGVLGELYLGGVGLARGYHRRPALTAERFVAHPFVKGERLYRTGDLARYREDGVIEYAGRIDHQVKLRGLRIELGEIEARLLEHELVREAAVLAVDGKYLVGYLVLQHAGDDWRDVFSAHLAQHLPDYMVPAQWVLLEHMPLSPNGKLDRKALPEVDANLQAREYVAPRNELEQQIAAIWAQVLEVDRVGLNDNFFELGGHSLLATQVVVRLREQLHAEFDVKSIFTTPTLADFSAYVAAQQANNSPVQDALAKSLEALKRLSAEDLDKLIS, from the coding sequence ATGCTTTCCAACCCTAACATCGACCTGGTGTCGCGCTTTCTTCGCTTGCCTCTGGAACAGCGCCAGCAGTTTTATCAGCGTCTGCAAAGCCGGGGCATGAGTTTCGCTCAACTGCCGATTGCTGCAATCCGTGAGGACGGCCAACGCCTGCCGCTGTCCTATGCCCAGGAGCGCCAGTGGTTTCTCTGGCAACTGGACCCGGACAGCGCCGCCTATCACGTACCCGGCGCGTTGCGTCTGAGCGGCCGCTTGGACAAGGCAGCACTGCAACGCTGCTTCGAGAGCCTTGTGGCGCGGCATGAAAGCCTGCGTACTCGCCTGCATCTGGACGCTGAGCAGCGCACCCAGGAAGTACTGGATGACGCAGTGATCGAGATCGCCGAAAGCTCAGTCGACGAAACGCAGCTCAAGGCCCGCGTCGAAGCCGAAATTGCCCGTCCCTTCGACTTGCAGCAAGGGCCGTTGCTGCGGGTCAGCTTGCTTGCCGTGAGTGAAGAGGAACACGTGCTGGTGCTGGTGCAGCACCACATCGTCTCAGACGGTTGGTCGATGGGCGTGATGGTGCAGGAACTGATGCAACTCTATGCCGCCTACAGTCAAGGCCAGGACTGTACTTTAGCGCCGCTGCCGATCCAGTACGCCGACTACGCGTTGTGGCAGCGTAGCTGGATGGAGGCGGGGGAGAAGGCGCGTCAATTGGCGTACTGGCGCGAACTGCTCAGCGGCACGCAGCCGGTGCTGGAATTGCCGTTCGACCAGCCGCGTCCGGCGCAGCAGAGCTTTCGGGGGGCTCGTCAGGAGATTGCCTTGGAGCCTTCACTGGTTGCAGGATTGAAAGGCCTGGCCCAGCGTGAAGGTGTGACGATGTTCATGCTGCTGCTGGCATCCTTCCAGGCATTTTTGTACCGGTACAGCGGCCAGCAGGATATTCGCGTTGGCGTGCCGATTGCCAACCGCAACCGTGTCGAGACCGAATCGCTGATTGGATTTTTCGTCAACACGCAAGTGCTCAAGGCCGACGTCGATGGTCAGATGAGCTTCGCCCAGTTACTGGCGCAGACCAAGCGTCGTGCGCTGGAGGCTCAGGCCCATCAGGATTTGCCCTTTGAGCAGTTGGTAGAAGCGCTGCAACCGGAGCGCAGCCTGAGCCATAACCCGCTGTTCCAGGTGATGTTCAGCCACCAGGCCAATTCACCCGTCGTTACCCGGCAGCTACCGGGCCTGCGCGTGGCCAACCTGGAGTGGGACAGCCACAGCGCCCAGTTCGACCTGAGTCTGGATACCCAGGAGAGCGGCGATGCCATTTGGGCTTCCTTGACGTATGCCACCGACCTGTTTGAGGCCGCCACGGTAGCGCGCATGGCGCAGCATTGGCTGAGCCTGTTGCGTGCTGCCGTGGCGAATAGCGCGTCACCTGTGCAGGACCTGGCAACACTCGACGCCCATGAGCGCAAGCACATCCTCAACAATTGGAATGCCACTGAGCGCGATTACCCGCAAGGGCAATGGGTGCATCAGTTGATCGAAGCCCAGGCGCGGGCACAGCCCGATGCGCCAGCGTTGTGTTTCCACGACCTGACCCTGAGCTATGCCGAACTGAACCGTCGCGCCAACCGCCTGGCTCATCGCCTGATCGCAACCGGTGTGGGCCCGGACGTGCTGGTGGGGCTGGCCGTGGAGCGTTCCATCGAAATGGTGGTCGGCCTGCTGGCCGTGCTCAAGGCCGGTGGAGCCTATGTACCGCTGGACCCGGAATACCCGCGTGAACGGCTGGCCTACATGCTTGATGACAGTGGCGTGAAATTGCTGCTGACCCAGGCGCATCTGCGTGAGCAATTGCCGATTCCCCCAGGGCTGCAAACCCTGGTGCTGGGCGAGTCTGCATTTGAGACCTGCAGCGACATCGATCCAGGCATTGCCCTGGACGGCGAAAACCTTGCCTACGTCATCTACACGTCGGGCTCCACCGGCCAACCCAAAGGCGCCGGTAACCGTCATTCAGCGCTGCTCAACCGTCTGCAATGGATGCAGGAAGCCTACACACTGGACACCCGCGACACGGTGCTGCAAAAGACACCGTTCAGCTTCGACGTGTCGGTGTGGGAGTTTTTCTGGCCGTTGATGACCGGCGCCCGCCTGGTGATGGCGGCACCGGGTGATCACCGTGATCCGGCCAGGCTGATCCACCTGATTAATCATCAGCAAGTCACCACACTGCACTTTGTGCCATCGATGTTGCAGGCGTTCATGCAGGAGCCGGCGGTGTCGACCTGCCAAAGCCTGCGACGCATTGTGTGCAGCGGTGAAGCCTTGCCGGTGGATGCCCAGAACCAGGTATTGGCCAAGCTGCCGCAGGCGGCACTCTACAACCTGTACGGCCCGACCGAAGCCGCCATCGATGTGACCCACTGGGTCTGCGTCGATGAAGGCCGCGACGCCGTGCCGATTGGCCGCCCGATTGCCAATCTGGGCTGTTACATCCTCGACAGCAATTTCGAGCCGGTCCCGGTGGGTGTACGGGGCGAGCTGTACCTGGGCGGTATTGGCCTGGCCCGAGGTTATCACCGCCGCCCGGCACTCACCGCCGAACGCTTTGTTGCCCATCCCTTCGTCAAGGGCGAGCGTCTGTACCGCACCGGCGACCTGGCACGCTACCGGGAAAGCGGCGTGATCGAGTACGCCGGGCGTATCGACCATCAGGTCAAGCTGCGCGGCCTGCGGATCGAGCTGGGTGAAATCGAAGCGCGCCTGCTGGAACACGACTGGGTACGCGAGACAGCCGTGCTGGCCGTCGATGGTAAATATCTGGTGGGTTACCTGGTGATGCAAAACGCCGCCGATGACTGGCGTGACGTGCTGAGCGCCCATTTGGGCAACCACCTGCCGGACTATATGATCCCCGCACAGTGGATGCTGCTGGAGCGGATGCCCCTGAGCCCCAATGGCAAGCTCGACCGCAAAGCGCTGCCCAAACCCGAAACCACGCACCACTACGAAGCCCCGCACAGTCTGCTGGAGCAGCAGATCGCCGCGATCTGGGCCGACGTGCTGGGCGTTGAACAAGTGGGTTTGAACGACAATTTCTTCGAGCGTGGCGGTGATTCGATCATCTCTATTCAAGTGGTCAGCCGCGCCCGTGCCGCCGGTATCCATTTCACCGCCAAGGCGCTGTTCCAGCATCAGACGGTACGCAGCCTGGCTCGCGTGGCGCAATTGCAGACTGCGCACGTGATCGATCAGGGGCCGGTGCGGGGCGAGACGTTGCTGCTACCGTTCCAGCAGTTGTTTTTCGAGATGGACCTGCCCGATCGGCACCACTGGAACCAGTCCCTGCTGCTGACGCCACGCCAGGCCATGCAGGGCGGCCAATTGGAAGCTGCGCTGCAGGCGCTCGTCCAGCACCACGATGTGCTGCGCCTGAGCTTCACACCGCACGCTGAGGGCTGGACCGCACGCCATGACGCGCCAGCCACAACGTTGCTGTGGCAAGTGGGCGTGCACAACGCCGCCGAGCTGCAAGCCCTGTGCGAGCGCGCCCAGCGCAGCCTCGACCTGCAACAAGGTCAGTTGCTGCGCGCGGTACTCGCTGACATGGCCGACGGTTCTCAGCGCCTGCTGCTGGTCATGCACCACTTGGTGGTCGACGGTGTGTCCTGGCGGGTATTGCTTGAGGACCTGCAAAGCCTGTATCGCCAACAGACATTGCCGGCCAAGACCACGTCGTTCAAGACCTGGGCCGAGCGGTTGCAGGGCTATGCCCGCAGCGCGGCGGTGGAGCAGGAAAAACACTTCTGGCTGCAACAGCTCCAGGGCGTACCTACCGATTTGCCGTGCCTTGATCCGCAAGGCGCGCGTCCCGGCCACCTGGCGCAAACGGTGGTCAGCCAACTGGACGCCGAGCACACACGGCAATTGCTGCAACAGGCGCCCACGGCCTATCGCACGCAGATCAACGACTTGCTGCTGACGGCCCTGGCGCGCGTCATCTGCCAGTGGACCGGGCAGGCGTGCAGCCTGATCCAACTGGAAGGCCATGGCCGCGAAGAACTGTTCGACGACATCGACCTGACCCGCACCCTGGGCTGGTTCACCAGCCTGTTTCCGGTGCGCCTGACTCCGGCCGAATCGCTTGCCTCGTCAATCAAGCAGATCAAGGAGCAATTGCGCGCCGTGCCCAACAAAGGCCTGGGCTTCGGCGTGCTGCGCTACCTGGGGGATGATGCCACGCGCCAGGCGTTCAGTGAGTTGCCGGTGCCGCGCATCACCTTCAATTATCTGGGCCAGATCGACGGCAGCTTTGATCAGCCGGAAGGCTTGTTCGTGCCGGCAGCGGAAAGCGCGGGTGCCGAGCAAAGCCCGGATGCACCGCTGGGTAACTGGTTGACACTCAACGGTCAAGTATTCGGCGCAGAGCTGCACATGGGCTGGACGTTCAGCCCGCTGATGTTCGAAGCGTCGCAGATCGAAGCCTTGAGCCAGGCATTTACCCGTGAACTGATGGCCTTGGTGGAGCATTGCTGCGCCCCCGGCAACCACGGCGTGACGGCGTCCGACTTCCCATTGTCGCGCCTGAACCAGCAGCAGCTGGAATCCTTGCCCCTGGCGGCTGAGGCCATTGAAGACATCTACACCTTGTCGCCCATGCAGCAGGGCATGCTGTTCCATACCTTGTACGAACAGGCGGCCGGCGACTACATCAACCAGATCCGCGTGACGGCCGAGGGCCTGGATGTGGCACGGTTCCAGCGGGCCTGGGAGGCCACGGTACACGCCCATGACGTGCTGCGCAGCGGGTTCTTCTGGGAGGGTCAGTTGGAATGGCCGTGCCAGGTGGTGTACCGCGAGGCCCGCTTGCCGATCGAGCACCTGGACTGGCGCACAATGCCGGAGCCTGAACGGGCGCTGCAAAATCTGCAGCAAGCTCAGCGTCGTCAGGGCTTTGACCTGACCAAAGCGCCCCTTGTACGCCTGGTGCTGGTGCGTACCGATGAGCAGCGCCATGAGTTGATTTACACCAATCATCACATTTTGATGGATGGTTGGAGCAATTCGCGTCTGTTCGGCGAAGTCCTGCAGCGTTATGCCGGTGTAGCGGTGCCTGAAGCGGTTGGGCGCTATCGCGATTACATAGGCTGGTTGCAGCAGCGTGATGCGGGTGCGACCGAAGCCTTCTGGCGTGAGCAGTTGAGTGCACTGCAAACACCGACTCGCTTGGGCAGCAATCAGCCAATGGCAGTAGACGGGCATGGCGAACACCTGTTGAGCCTGGATCGGCAACTGACGGGACGCCTTGAGACCTTTGCGCGCAGCCAGAAGGTCACCCTCAACACGCTGATCCAGGCGGCGTGGCTGGTCCTGTTGCAGCGCCATAGCGGGCAGTCAGTGGTGACCTTCGGCGCCACGGTGGCCGGGCGCCCGGCGGATCTGGCGGGGGTAGAGCAGCAGATCGGTCTGTTCATCAACACTTTGCCGGTGATCTGCGCAGTGGATGATCAGCAGTCCGTGACGCACTGGTTGCAAGCGGTGCAGGCACAGAACCTGGCCTTGCGCGAGCATGAACATACCGGGCTGTACGATATCCAGCGCTGGGCCGGGCAGGGTGGTGAGGCCTTGTTCGATAACATCCTGGTGTTTGAAAACTACCCGGTGTCCAAGGCCCTGGAGCAAAGTGGTGGCAGCGGTATCCGTTTTGGCCTGCCCGATTCCCGCGAGCAAACCAATTTCCCGCTGACCGTGCTGGTAGACGTCGGTGACACGCTGTCGGTGCAGTTCAGCTTTGCCCGTGCGTATTTCACTGCAAGCACAATACAAACCTTTGGTCGTCATCTCGTCAATTTGCTGCAAGCCATGCTCCAGAGCGGTCAGCAACGCCTGGGCGACCTGACGATGCTGGATTTGACTGAACGTCAGCAGGTGCTACAGGACTGGAACGCTACCGAGCGGGATTACCCGTTGCAGCAATGCGTGCATCAACTGATTGAGCAGCAGGTGGCGCGCACGCCAGACGCTGCGGCCCTGGTTTTTGCCGGGCAGCGTCTAAGCTATGCCGCGCTGAACCGTCGTGCCAACTGCCTGGCTCATCGTTTGATCGAGGCTGGCGTGGGGCCGGACGTGCTGGTGGGCCTGGCGGTCGAGCGCTCCATAGAAATGGTCGTTGGCTTGCTGGCGGTCCTCAAGTCCGGTGGCGCCTATGTACCGCTGGACCCGGAATACCCCCGTGAGCGCCTGGCCTACATGCTGCAAGACAGTGGTGTGAAACTGCTGCTGACCCAGGCGCATTTGCGTGAGCAACTGCCGATTCCAGACGCGTTGGATAGCCTGCTGCTGAGTGAAAACGGCTTCGAAGGCTACAGCGATGCCAACCCGATGATCACCCTGGACGGCGAAAACCTCGCCTACGTGATCTACACCTCTGGCTCTACCGGCCAGCCCAAAGGCGCCGGCAACCGCCATTGCGCGCTGACGAACCGCCTGCAATGGATGCAGGAGGCCTACGGCCTGGAGGCCGGCGACAGCGTGCTGCAAAAGACCCCGTTCAGCTTCGACGTGTCGGTGTGGGAGTTTTTCTGGCCGCTGATGATGGGTTCATGCCTGGTGGTCGCAGCCCCTGGCGATCACCGCGACCCGGCCAGGCTGATCAGCCTGATCAATCAGGAGAACGTCACCACGCTGCACTTCGTACCGTCGATGTTGCAAGCATTCCTGCAAGATTCGACAGCGTCCACGTGCCAAAGCTTGCGGCGCATTGTGTGCAGTGGCGAGGCGTTGCCGGTGGATGCGCAGCAACAAGTCTTTGCCAAACTGCCGCAAGCCGCGCTTTACAACCTCTACGGCCCAACCGAAGCCGCCATCGATGTGACCCACTGGACCTGTGTCGAAGAAGGCCGTGACGCGGTGCCGATTGGCCGCCCGATTGCCAACCTCGGCTGCTACATTCTCGACGGCAACTTCGAGCCGGTACCGGTCGGTGTGCTCGGTGAGCTTTACCTGGGCGGTGTCGGCCTGGCCCGTGGTTATCACCGCCGTCCGGCCCTGACTGCCGAGCGCTTCGTCGCACACCCCTTCGTCAAGGGCGAGCGCCTGTATCGCACCGGTGACCTGGCGCGCTACCGCGAAGACGGGGTGATTGAGTACGCCGGGCGTATCGACCATCAGGTCAAGCTGCGCGGCCTGCGTATCGAGTTGGGCGAGATCGAAGCGCGCCTGTTGGAGCATGAGCTGGTGCGTGAAGCCGCCGTGCTGGCGGTCGACGGCAAATACCTGGTGGGTTACCTGGTGTTGCAACATGCCGGCGATGACTGGCGTGATGTGTTCAGTGCCCATCTGGCTCAACATCTGCCGGACTACATGGTCCCGGCACAGTGGGTGCTATTGGAGCACATGCCTCTGAGCCCCAACGGCAAGCTGGATCGCAAGGCTCTGCCGGAGGTGGACGCCAATCTGCAAGCCCGGGAATACGTCGCCCCGCGTAACGAGCTGGAACAACAGATCGCCGCTATCTGGGCGCAGGTACTGGAAGTAGACCGGGTGGGCCTGAACGACAATTTCTTTGAGTTGGGTGGGCACTCCCTGCTGGCGACCCAGGTGGTGGTGCGCCTGCGCGAGCAGTTGCACGCTGAATTCGACGTCAAATCGATTTTCACCACCCCGACCCTGGCCGACTTCAGTGCCTATGTGGCGGCCCAACAGGCAAATAATTCGCCGGTGCAGGACGCATTGGCTAAATCCTTGGAGGCCCTCAAACGTCTATCAGCAGAAGATTTGGATAAATTGATTTCCTGA